From one Synechocystis sp. PCC 6803 substr. PCC-P genomic stretch:
- a CDS encoding energy transducer TonB, protein MSISNFCLTQRSQQYQNSQKIILAGATCSLLIHGAIGAFWRFPLDGDTPAVEPIEFIVVDPSPIPEVTPPPTEQKTEQKKVEPLPNISPPPPTPVTQAVLPPLPQAIIPPVPSVNSLPSPVVENPISLPNSLPPPPAAPVPNAVSLPVDQAITPPTPNLNPLPNPVTESPASLTQPAQSAFRLPFSSLQTPEFAPIPEQAPAVSPGIRPATPQSLANAPSRQPVFGRISSSAPSQGNPLTNQDSFTAIANGNAVSQGAPPMKPGTATKPIASGGGSSGPSLGSGQPRAERPGGGNAGANVGPIAANPVASSAPPKPKPTPSSPAKPDPLKCVSQCKPSYPSILQGEEGSATVLISVNDSGGVTSVTITNAHGNSEVNRQALLAARKMQFTAPASGQSKSVPVVIHFTVAGSDFDRQARERQQQQEELRQAARRAEEEKANQARQRQLEEERQARQRQLEKEREERLKQFSVESQPSPVPAVKVSPSPSPTPAVRVSPSPSPEPPPTPAAAPKTEPAVGIDELAPDLEQSSDS, encoded by the coding sequence ATGTCAATCTCTAATTTCTGCCTGACCCAAAGATCCCAGCAATACCAAAACAGCCAAAAGATCATCCTGGCGGGGGCGACCTGTTCCTTGTTAATCCACGGGGCGATCGGAGCGTTCTGGAGATTTCCCCTGGATGGTGATACTCCCGCCGTAGAGCCGATTGAATTTATTGTGGTGGACCCTTCTCCCATCCCAGAAGTCACACCGCCACCAACGGAGCAGAAAACTGAGCAGAAAAAAGTCGAACCTCTGCCGAATATCTCCCCACCACCGCCCACTCCGGTAACTCAAGCAGTTTTACCGCCCCTGCCCCAAGCCATTATTCCCCCCGTCCCATCAGTCAATTCTCTGCCCAGTCCGGTGGTGGAAAATCCAATTTCCTTGCCCAATTCATTGCCCCCACCCCCTGCGGCTCCAGTCCCCAATGCAGTGTCTCTCCCGGTGGACCAGGCCATTACTCCTCCTACCCCAAACCTCAATCCCCTCCCTAATCCAGTTACAGAAAGCCCCGCTTCTTTGACTCAGCCGGCCCAGAGTGCCTTTCGTTTGCCCTTTTCTTCCCTCCAGACTCCGGAATTTGCCCCGATTCCTGAGCAGGCCCCCGCTGTTTCCCCGGGGATTCGCCCAGCTACGCCCCAAAGTTTAGCCAACGCCCCAAGCCGACAGCCCGTATTTGGTCGCATTAGTTCCTCTGCCCCGTCCCAGGGAAATCCGTTAACCAACCAGGATTCATTTACGGCGATCGCCAATGGCAATGCAGTTAGTCAGGGGGCCCCGCCGATGAAACCGGGGACAGCTACTAAACCCATTGCCAGTGGTGGTGGTAGCTCTGGCCCTAGTCTGGGCTCCGGCCAACCCAGAGCAGAACGGCCCGGTGGCGGCAATGCAGGGGCAAATGTTGGTCCCATTGCGGCCAATCCCGTTGCTAGTAGTGCTCCCCCTAAACCGAAACCAACTCCCAGTTCCCCCGCTAAGCCAGACCCCTTAAAGTGCGTTAGCCAATGTAAACCCAGTTATCCCTCCATCCTCCAGGGGGAAGAAGGTAGTGCTACAGTATTAATTTCAGTAAATGATAGTGGTGGTGTGACCAGCGTAACCATCACCAATGCCCACGGCAACAGCGAGGTCAACCGCCAGGCCCTATTGGCAGCCAGAAAAATGCAGTTTACGGCCCCCGCCAGTGGTCAATCCAAATCAGTCCCTGTGGTGATTCACTTCACCGTTGCTGGTTCAGACTTTGATCGTCAGGCGAGGGAGCGTCAGCAACAGCAGGAAGAGTTGCGTCAGGCCGCCCGCAGAGCAGAAGAGGAAAAGGCAAATCAAGCCCGTCAGAGACAGTTGGAAGAGGAGCGTCAAGCCCGCCAACGGCAATTAGAGAAAGAACGGGAAGAACGACTGAAACAATTCTCCGTAGAATCCCAGCCCAGTCCCGTGCCAGCCGTGAAAGTTTCTCCTTCCCCCAGTCCTACCCCGGCGGTGAGAGTTTCCCCTTCTCCTAGTCCAGAGCCACCTCCCACTCCCGCTGCCGCACCGAAGACCGAGCCAGCAGTAGGGATAGATGAATTGGCGCCCGATCTGGAGCAGTCATCCGATTCCTAA
- a CDS encoding MORN repeat-containing protein, whose translation MFKFAQIIFLAGSMVCLSSLGHQSLAGNLTLPDGSKCEGQISNGALNGQGTCQFTNGDRYEGQFVEGEKKGQGKYIFADGGYFEGVFEDDQMGSKGVRVYASQDRYEGEFVDGQPHGQGIYTTAAGLRYEGEFVDGQPTGKGTFIYTNGDRCSGTVVQGELNGSGKCEYNNGDQYEGTLKNGQPDGEGIFRFAAGGEYEGEFQSGEFSGQGTRIFANGNRFQGQFKQGLPSGQGQYNFADGASYQGEIRDGQPAGEGIYTFANGNRYQGQFVAGKFAGEGAFIFANGDRCQGQFSNNQLQGMATCDYVNGDTFEGIFEQGKKNGKGVYSFADGTRLEGVWKDDQYQERG comes from the coding sequence ATGTTTAAATTTGCTCAAATTATTTTCCTAGCTGGCAGTATGGTCTGCTTAAGTTCCCTGGGTCATCAATCCCTGGCGGGCAATTTAACCCTGCCGGATGGTTCTAAATGTGAAGGACAGATTAGCAATGGTGCACTCAATGGCCAGGGTACCTGTCAATTTACCAATGGCGATCGCTATGAAGGTCAATTTGTTGAGGGTGAAAAAAAGGGGCAAGGGAAATATATTTTTGCTGATGGGGGCTATTTTGAAGGGGTTTTTGAAGATGATCAAATGGGTAGTAAAGGGGTGCGAGTCTATGCCAGTCAAGACCGTTACGAAGGGGAATTTGTTGACGGTCAACCCCACGGTCAAGGGATTTATACAACGGCGGCGGGTCTACGTTATGAGGGAGAATTTGTTGATGGTCAACCCACGGGCAAAGGTACCTTTATTTATACCAATGGCGATCGGTGTTCCGGCACTGTTGTTCAAGGAGAATTGAACGGGTCAGGCAAGTGCGAGTACAACAATGGCGATCAATATGAAGGCACCTTAAAGAATGGCCAACCCGACGGTGAGGGAATTTTTCGTTTTGCCGCTGGAGGAGAGTATGAAGGGGAATTTCAGAGCGGTGAATTTTCTGGGCAAGGCACCCGTATTTTTGCCAACGGCAATCGTTTCCAGGGACAATTTAAACAGGGGTTACCCTCTGGGCAAGGACAATACAATTTTGCCGATGGGGCCAGCTACCAAGGGGAAATCCGGGACGGACAACCGGCAGGGGAAGGCATCTATACCTTTGCTAATGGTAATCGTTATCAAGGTCAATTTGTTGCCGGTAAGTTTGCAGGGGAAGGTGCATTTATTTTTGCCAATGGCGATCGTTGCCAAGGACAATTTAGCAATAATCAACTCCAAGGTATGGCCACCTGTGACTATGTCAATGGTGATACGTTTGAAGGGATTTTTGAACAGGGTAAGAAAAATGGCAAGGGCGTTTATTCTTTTGCTGATGGTACCCGCCTAGAAGGGGTATGGAAGGACGATCAATACCAAGAACGAGGTTAA
- a CDS encoding ABC transporter ATP-binding protein, with product MLLSPQSNRQVLMAYLSPQWGQVLALAIALGGSIILQVLNPQILRYFIDTAMAGGPQTILVWLALGFMAIAVVRQGLEIVATYCSETVAWTATNNLRLNLARHTLNLDLTFHKNHCPGELVERIDGDVDALARFFSQFVLQVLGNGLLVVGVLVVLWFEQWQAGLGLTLFALVALGILSRLQSLAVGPWQVYRGISADFYGFITEYLAGLEDIRGNGAVDYVMNRFYTLIRNWLRAFHQARLQSTLLWGSTVGLFTVGNAIALALGAYLWRVQGITIGTVYLLFYYASLLQDPIERIREELEQFQQAVASLYRIQDLIRQSPSPRLGRSQALPSGSLSVEGKNVWFSYPTTASLKPGDGNHELPEHRQGHHHEDADYALQNLTWHLPAGKVLGLLGHTGSGKSTFARLLLNFYAIQQGQIQLGGINLGEISQRELHQRVGFVTQDVQLFQTSIRNNLTFFNPHIPDRLILQALNDLGLEPWLATLPQGLDTELGTDGGGLSAGQAQLLAFARVFLKDPGLVILDEASSRLDPLTEQLIERAINRLLEHRTGIIIAHRLKTVERADQILILDRGKVLEYGDRPALAHNPASRFSQLLRTSSAIKLT from the coding sequence ATGCTCCTTTCGCCCCAGTCTAATCGACAAGTTTTAATGGCTTATCTAAGTCCCCAGTGGGGGCAAGTGCTGGCTTTGGCGATCGCCTTGGGGGGAAGCATTATCCTACAAGTGCTTAATCCCCAGATTTTGCGCTATTTCATCGACACAGCCATGGCCGGAGGGCCCCAAACCATACTGGTGTGGCTAGCATTGGGCTTTATGGCGATCGCCGTTGTACGTCAAGGATTGGAAATCGTTGCCACCTATTGCAGTGAAACCGTTGCCTGGACTGCGACCAATAATCTCCGCTTGAACCTAGCTCGTCACACCCTCAATCTCGATCTAACTTTTCACAAAAATCATTGCCCCGGGGAACTAGTGGAACGCATTGATGGAGACGTGGACGCCCTGGCCCGCTTTTTCTCCCAATTTGTGCTCCAAGTACTGGGCAATGGCTTGCTAGTGGTGGGTGTTCTAGTCGTGTTGTGGTTCGAGCAGTGGCAGGCGGGATTGGGTTTGACTCTTTTTGCCCTAGTAGCCCTGGGTATTCTCAGCCGGTTGCAATCCTTGGCGGTGGGGCCATGGCAAGTTTACCGTGGCATCAGTGCTGATTTTTACGGTTTTATCACTGAATATTTAGCCGGATTGGAAGACATTCGGGGCAATGGAGCGGTGGACTATGTCATGAACCGCTTTTATACATTGATAAGAAACTGGCTAAGGGCGTTTCATCAAGCACGGTTGCAGAGCACCCTACTATGGGGCAGCACCGTTGGTCTATTCACGGTGGGCAATGCTATCGCCCTGGCCTTGGGCGCTTACCTGTGGCGTGTACAGGGTATCACCATTGGTACAGTCTATCTTTTGTTTTACTATGCCAGTCTTCTCCAAGATCCCATTGAACGGATACGGGAAGAACTAGAACAGTTTCAACAGGCCGTTGCCAGTCTTTATCGCATTCAAGACCTCATTCGTCAGTCTCCGTCACCCCGATTGGGCAGATCCCAAGCTTTGCCATCGGGGTCACTTTCCGTCGAAGGAAAAAATGTGTGGTTTAGTTATCCAACCACAGCGAGTTTAAAACCTGGGGACGGCAACCACGAATTACCTGAGCACCGCCAAGGTCACCACCACGAAGATGCTGATTACGCTCTGCAGAATTTAACCTGGCATCTACCCGCTGGAAAAGTGCTTGGGTTGCTGGGGCACACCGGCAGTGGCAAAAGTACATTCGCTCGACTCTTGTTGAATTTTTATGCCATTCAGCAGGGCCAAATTCAGCTTGGCGGCATCAACCTTGGGGAGATATCTCAGCGGGAGTTACATCAGCGGGTCGGTTTTGTCACCCAAGACGTGCAACTGTTCCAAACTTCCATACGCAATAATCTGACATTTTTTAATCCCCACATCCCAGACCGATTGATTTTACAAGCCCTGAACGACCTTGGGCTGGAGCCTTGGTTGGCAACATTACCCCAGGGTTTAGATACGGAACTAGGCACGGATGGGGGAGGATTATCGGCGGGGCAAGCCCAATTGCTAGCTTTTGCCAGGGTATTTCTCAAAGATCCTGGGCTAGTTATCCTCGATGAAGCTTCGTCACGGCTTGATCCTTTGACAGAACAGTTAATTGAGCGGGCTATCAATCGATTACTAGAGCATCGGACGGGAATTATCATTGCCCATCGCCTCAAGACGGTGGAACGGGCCGATCAAATTCTGATTCTAGACCGGGGCAAAGTGCTGGAATACGGCGATCGCCCAGCCCTGGCCCACAATCCTGCATCTCGTTTTTCTCAGTTACTGAGGACTAGCTCTGCGATCAAGTTAACCTAG
- a CDS encoding helix-turn-helix transcriptional regulator: MEYEFTVIGEHHRQLTGADAENYFFSGSGLADKSVNEYLAGWQVLNVSFHLEPDLFRTWIGDRLEQAETIIQELLKDLNSVRYTHTATPTVKMQTALQQILYCPYRGIIQQIYLESKVWELMALHLEQMLQNSSPNLTQPTLKPDDIERIHHAREILSQCLCNPPSLKGLARQVGLNEFTLKQGFRQVFGTTAFGWLHHHRMERVKELLETGHYNVTEAAREVGFSNRGHFAASFRKKFGVNPKAYSLFAKQPKD; this comes from the coding sequence TTGGAATATGAATTTACGGTTATTGGAGAACACCACCGTCAGTTAACCGGGGCTGATGCAGAAAATTATTTCTTTTCCGGTAGTGGCTTAGCAGATAAAAGTGTGAATGAATATCTGGCGGGATGGCAGGTTTTAAATGTTAGTTTTCATCTAGAGCCTGATTTATTTCGTACCTGGATAGGCGATCGCCTAGAGCAAGCTGAAACCATTATTCAAGAATTGCTCAAAGACCTAAACTCAGTTCGCTACACCCACACAGCCACACCTACAGTTAAGATGCAGACGGCATTGCAGCAGATTTTATATTGTCCCTACAGGGGAATTATCCAACAGATTTATCTAGAAAGTAAAGTCTGGGAACTCATGGCTCTCCACCTTGAGCAGATGCTACAAAATTCCTCTCCCAACTTGACCCAACCAACCCTTAAACCAGATGATATTGAACGAATTCACCATGCCAGAGAAATTTTATCCCAGTGCCTCTGTAACCCACCTTCCTTAAAAGGATTGGCTCGTCAGGTGGGCTTGAATGAATTTACTCTTAAACAGGGTTTCCGCCAAGTTTTTGGAACTACCGCATTCGGTTGGTTGCACCATCACCGTATGGAAAGGGTCAAAGAATTACTAGAAACGGGCCATTACAACGTCACTGAAGCTGCTCGGGAAGTGGGGTTTTCCAATCGGGGACATTTTGCCGCCTCGTTCCGCAAAAAGTTTGGCGTTAATCCTAAAGCCTATTCATTGTTTGCCAAACAACCTAAAGACTAA
- a CDS encoding TonB-dependent receptor, which produces MNQVQWSVLLMGIVSLLCAPRAWAETNPNQLNRTNILESGNLERTKAGDLLPVATTVDEWITQIAQASIIEIKEARINLTEAGLELTLATTGRLSTPTTSVVGNALIVDIPNAILALPDSDGLQQENPTEEIALVSVTALPDNIVRIAITGVNVPPTVEVNATDQSLVLGLSPGKGVADEEDGNDAIQVVVTGEQDEGYAVDDATTATLTDTPLRDIPQSIQVVPQQVLEDRQIIRASEALQNVSGVQRGNTVGGTSEIFNIRGFQQFGGTLRDGFKFRDNFSIPDTANLQRIEVLKGPASVLYGNLDPGGVINYITKQPLSEPFYEVAMQAGNFGLVRPTIDLSGPLNSQRTALYRLNAAYEGGGNFRDFDTEVARFFISPVVTWQISDQTDLRFEWDYLYDRRPFDRGIVAFGTGIADIPFDRVLGELDDFDARTNFSAGYRLEHRFSDNWKLRNRFRFSYLDQAAEQTELVRLDETTGNLSRQFSRNEQQIRNYELQTDLIGKFSTGPIQHTLLFGVDLSWQSAPFIFRGGVAAPTINIFNPVYGTVARPSINDFPDVFSSEGQTNTLGIFLQDQVTLTDNLKLLMGGRFDTIDQSSSSNGESDERYDQAFSPRLGIVYQPIEPVSLYASFSRSFQPNFGTRFDGSLLEPVFGTQYEVGVRGEFLDGRLIANLAAYEITVSNLAVTDPENPNFSIPSGEQRSKGVEFDIAGEILPGWNIIASYAYTDARVTKDDNLEPGNLLEGVPFNSASLWSTYEIQAGDLQGLGFGLGLFYVGERQGDLNNSFQIPSYLRTDISVFYRRNNWRAAINVNNLFNIDYIEATQRRTRVDPAAPLTVRGTISVEF; this is translated from the coding sequence ATGAATCAAGTACAGTGGTCGGTTTTGTTGATGGGTATAGTTTCGCTACTATGTGCTCCCAGGGCGTGGGCCGAAACTAATCCGAACCAATTGAACAGGACGAATATTTTAGAATCTGGTAACTTAGAACGCACCAAAGCCGGTGATTTGCTCCCAGTTGCAACCACTGTTGATGAGTGGATAACCCAAATTGCCCAAGCTTCGATCATCGAAATCAAGGAAGCCCGGATCAATTTGACCGAAGCTGGACTGGAACTGACCCTGGCTACCACGGGCCGCTTATCAACACCAACCACTTCCGTAGTGGGCAATGCACTAATTGTAGATATTCCCAATGCCATCCTAGCCTTGCCGGATAGTGACGGACTGCAACAGGAAAACCCCACCGAAGAAATTGCCCTAGTGAGCGTTACAGCATTACCTGATAATATTGTTCGCATTGCCATTACCGGGGTCAATGTGCCGCCGACGGTTGAAGTTAATGCCACAGACCAATCCCTGGTACTGGGGTTAAGTCCAGGGAAAGGGGTGGCAGATGAAGAGGATGGCAATGATGCTATCCAGGTAGTGGTGACCGGTGAACAGGATGAAGGCTATGCGGTGGACGATGCCACAACGGCGACTCTAACCGATACTCCCTTACGGGACATTCCCCAATCGATTCAAGTGGTACCCCAACAGGTGTTGGAGGACAGGCAAATAATTCGTGCTTCGGAAGCACTGCAAAATGTCAGTGGTGTGCAGAGAGGAAATACTGTTGGTGGTACATCCGAAATATTTAATATTCGCGGTTTTCAACAATTTGGCGGAACTCTCCGGGACGGCTTTAAGTTCAGAGATAATTTTTCTATTCCGGACACGGCAAATCTACAACGGATAGAAGTCCTCAAAGGGCCGGCTTCCGTACTCTACGGCAATTTAGATCCTGGCGGCGTTATTAATTACATTACCAAACAGCCCCTTTCAGAACCTTTTTATGAAGTTGCTATGCAGGCAGGTAATTTTGGTCTGGTGCGTCCAACCATTGACTTGTCAGGGCCGTTAAACTCACAACGAACAGCTCTTTATCGATTAAATGCGGCTTATGAGGGGGGGGGAAATTTCCGGGACTTTGACACGGAAGTTGCACGCTTTTTCATTTCACCCGTAGTTACCTGGCAAATTAGTGATCAAACAGATTTAAGATTCGAGTGGGACTATCTCTATGATCGTCGTCCCTTTGACCGGGGGATTGTGGCCTTTGGTACGGGAATTGCCGATATTCCCTTTGATCGAGTTTTGGGGGAATTAGACGACTTTGATGCAAGGACAAATTTTTCGGCCGGATATAGATTAGAACATCGTTTCAGCGATAATTGGAAACTCCGCAATCGGTTTCGGTTCTCCTACCTCGATCAAGCGGCCGAACAAACTGAATTGGTTAGATTAGATGAAACTACAGGTAATCTGAGCAGGCAATTTTCCCGCAATGAACAGCAGATAAGAAATTACGAACTGCAAACTGATTTGATCGGCAAGTTTTCTACAGGTCCCATCCAACACACCCTATTATTTGGCGTTGATTTATCGTGGCAAAGCGCCCCTTTTATCTTCCGAGGAGGTGTTGCGGCTCCCACTATTAATATTTTTAACCCCGTTTATGGGACTGTAGCTCGACCTAGTATAAATGACTTTCCAGATGTATTCTCTTCTGAGGGGCAAACCAATACGCTGGGGATATTTCTGCAAGATCAAGTGACACTGACCGACAACTTAAAATTACTCATGGGAGGGCGTTTTGACACCATTGACCAGAGCTCCTCTTCCAACGGGGAATCTGACGAACGTTACGATCAAGCTTTTAGTCCCCGTTTGGGCATTGTTTATCAACCCATTGAACCAGTGTCTTTGTATGCCAGCTTTAGTAGATCATTTCAGCCTAATTTTGGGACTAGATTTGATGGCTCGTTGCTCGAACCAGTTTTTGGTACCCAGTACGAAGTGGGGGTCAGAGGTGAATTCCTCGATGGTAGGTTGATCGCAAATTTAGCAGCATATGAAATCACAGTAAGTAATCTGGCTGTAACAGACCCTGAAAATCCCAACTTCTCCATTCCATCCGGAGAGCAAAGAAGTAAGGGGGTTGAATTCGATATCGCGGGGGAAATCCTACCGGGCTGGAATATTATTGCTTCCTATGCTTATACCGATGCCAGGGTCACCAAGGATGACAATCTGGAGCCTGGTAATTTGCTTGAGGGGGTTCCCTTTAACTCGGCCAGTTTGTGGTCAACTTACGAAATTCAAGCCGGTGATTTACAGGGTTTGGGATTTGGCCTGGGATTGTTTTATGTGGGGGAACGCCAAGGTGATTTAAATAATTCTTTTCAAATACCGAGCTATCTACGTACTGATATAAGCGTATTTTACCGCCGCAATAACTGGAGGGCCGCCATTAACGTTAACAATCTTTTCAATATAGATTACATCGAAGCGACCCAACGCCGGACTCGCGTTGATCCTGCGGCGCCCCTAACGGTAAGGGGAACAATTTCGGTGGAATTTTAA
- a CDS encoding iron-siderophore ABC transporter substrate-binding protein, which produces MPLEPRRVVALDGATVGNLLALGMMPAGVASNLLPEITRLIPNVPRLGQSSQINLETLAVLQPDLIIGAVWEMKGIYNKLSAIAPTVAFEMQTPADWQRPFRFDGQVLGLETQAEKVLEQYQMRVNKLRAQVSDSPLQISLVRIRAESGQMSLYLKNCFGGAILADLGFARPPSQDQGTPDQPPFAKSISRESMTEADGDVIFLFTFGHTPQIAAAAEAQLERLDTDPLWQSLGAVQKNRVYSVGHYWGAGNSPLAADWVLDDVEQYLLEVPGNGV; this is translated from the coding sequence GTGCCCCTGGAGCCGCGTCGAGTGGTGGCCCTAGATGGTGCCACGGTGGGTAATTTACTAGCCTTGGGGATGATGCCCGCTGGGGTGGCCAGCAATCTTTTACCCGAAATAACCCGTTTAATTCCCAATGTGCCCCGTTTAGGACAGAGTAGTCAGATCAATTTAGAAACCCTAGCGGTTCTACAGCCTGACTTGATTATCGGGGCCGTCTGGGAAATGAAAGGCATTTATAACAAATTATCGGCGATCGCCCCCACTGTTGCCTTTGAGATGCAAACCCCCGCTGACTGGCAACGTCCATTCCGTTTCGATGGTCAGGTACTGGGCTTAGAAACCCAAGCGGAAAAGGTGCTGGAGCAGTATCAAATGCGTGTAAATAAGTTGAGGGCCCAAGTTAGTGACTCCCCTCTACAGATTTCCTTGGTACGGATTAGGGCCGAGTCGGGACAGATGAGTTTATATCTGAAGAATTGCTTCGGCGGGGCCATTTTGGCTGATTTAGGCTTTGCTCGTCCCCCGTCTCAGGATCAAGGAACTCCAGACCAACCGCCCTTTGCAAAGTCCATTAGCAGAGAATCGATGACCGAAGCTGATGGAGATGTAATTTTTCTGTTCACTTTTGGTCATACTCCACAAATTGCTGCCGCCGCCGAGGCCCAGTTAGAACGCTTGGACACCGACCCCCTCTGGCAGTCCCTTGGGGCGGTGCAGAAAAACCGAGTGTATTCGGTGGGGCACTATTGGGGGGCTGGTAATAGTCCTCTGGCAGCGGACTGGGTATTGGATGACGTGGAGCAGTATCTGTTGGAGGTTCCTGGCAATGGAGTATAA
- a CDS encoding iron-siderophore ABC transporter substrate-binding protein produces the protein MTLRLLKNQWLFFVFAQLLLMLVVACQNPSQREAVKNSEDCVIVNQPEDQACVPKTIDRLVTLDGAAFEYAIALGLEPIATVPSNFQAQLPALMTNAENIQNIGKGEQPNLEAILGTNPDLIVGLDSHQSIYPQLSQIGPTVLFPFEHSGQWKEVFASVGNALHRQAATQSALAAYQARSTDFRTQMGDRLDNLQVSVIRLYPDGINLYLKDSFAGTVLQDAGLARPPSQNISAVEAQQKFGNPIQTRISREVLEQADGDVIFLWTGENTPQGNEEAKKRLQQLQQDPLWGQLRAVKAGKVYEVPSYWIGSGPIAANAILDDLYKYLLGEN, from the coding sequence TTGACATTACGATTGTTAAAAAACCAATGGCTTTTCTTTGTTTTTGCCCAACTGCTCCTGATGTTAGTGGTGGCCTGTCAAAATCCCTCTCAACGGGAAGCAGTAAAAAATTCTGAAGATTGCGTCATCGTTAACCAGCCTGAGGATCAAGCCTGTGTCCCAAAAACCATTGATCGTCTCGTTACCTTAGATGGAGCCGCCTTTGAATATGCGATCGCCCTTGGCCTGGAGCCGATCGCCACAGTGCCCAGCAATTTTCAGGCCCAACTGCCAGCCCTAATGACCAATGCTGAAAATATTCAAAATATTGGCAAGGGGGAACAACCCAATTTAGAAGCAATTTTGGGAACAAATCCCGACTTGATTGTGGGGCTAGATTCCCACCAAAGTATTTACCCCCAACTTAGCCAGATTGGGCCGACAGTGCTGTTTCCTTTTGAACATAGTGGACAGTGGAAAGAGGTTTTTGCTTCCGTGGGCAATGCTCTCCACCGGCAGGCCGCCACCCAGTCAGCCTTGGCCGCCTATCAAGCTCGCTCGACGGATTTTCGCACTCAAATGGGCGATCGCCTTGATAATCTGCAAGTTTCCGTCATTCGCCTCTATCCCGATGGCATTAACTTATACCTGAAGGACTCATTTGCCGGTACAGTGCTGCAGGATGCGGGTTTAGCTCGTCCCCCTTCCCAGAATATTAGTGCGGTGGAAGCCCAACAAAAATTTGGCAATCCTATCCAAACCAGAATTAGCCGTGAAGTATTGGAGCAAGCCGACGGAGATGTGATTTTTCTTTGGACAGGGGAAAACACTCCCCAGGGCAATGAGGAAGCGAAAAAACGACTGCAACAACTACAGCAAGATCCCCTCTGGGGTCAACTGAGGGCCGTAAAGGCAGGCAAAGTGTACGAAGTACCAAGCTATTGGATTGGCAGTGGACCGATCGCCGCTAATGCCATCCTCGACGACCTATATAAATACCTTCTTGGAGAAAATTAA
- a CDS encoding DUF1636 family protein: MAKHILVVCKACGAKAENDNSNSPTDGICLLNKLQELHQRWVRKDELKIETTSCLCICDRPCAIAYVGTHKPTYLFGDLDPINGGKDLISAAELYLDSEDGMVPAYKLPEGLRSCRVARIPPAP; encoded by the coding sequence ATGGCAAAGCATATTTTAGTGGTTTGTAAGGCTTGTGGTGCTAAGGCAGAAAATGACAATTCTAATTCCCCAACAGACGGTATTTGTTTGCTAAATAAGCTTCAAGAATTACATCAAAGATGGGTACGCAAAGATGAACTAAAAATTGAGACCACTTCCTGTTTATGTATTTGTGACAGACCCTGTGCGATCGCCTATGTGGGCACCCATAAACCCACCTACCTTTTCGGGGATTTAGATCCAATCAATGGCGGTAAAGATCTAATCAGCGCCGCTGAACTTTACCTCGACAGCGAAGACGGCATGGTTCCAGCCTACAAACTCCCCGAAGGATTGCGTTCTTGCCGGGTTGCCCGCATTCCCCCTGCCCCCTAG